One Sphingomonas limnosediminicola DNA segment encodes these proteins:
- the rlmB gene encoding 23S rRNA (guanosine(2251)-2'-O)-methyltransferase RlmB — MSRRKKSHQSHGTPNRPRLWGKHAVTAALDNPDRKVLRAWATRDAAGVMQFPKDVAVTLADVADLGRLVPHDAPHQGVVIEVEPLEEAWLDEVLQPGEEKAVLLVLDQVTDPHNVGAILRSAAAFGAVGIVTQDRHSPPESGVVAKAASGALERVPWVRVVNLARALEEIGEAGFWRIGLAGDASTDLKDALGPPRVALVLGAEGAGLRQNTREHCDALARLPITNAIESLNVSNAAAIALYAASVS; from the coding sequence ATGTCGCGGCGCAAGAAATCGCACCAGAGCCATGGAACCCCGAACCGGCCCCGCCTGTGGGGCAAGCACGCGGTCACAGCCGCGCTCGACAATCCCGATCGCAAGGTCCTTCGCGCCTGGGCGACGCGCGATGCCGCAGGGGTCATGCAATTTCCGAAGGACGTCGCCGTCACGCTGGCGGACGTTGCCGACCTTGGCCGCCTCGTTCCGCATGACGCGCCGCATCAAGGCGTAGTCATCGAGGTCGAACCGCTGGAAGAAGCATGGCTCGACGAAGTCCTCCAACCTGGCGAGGAGAAGGCGGTGCTCCTCGTCCTCGACCAGGTTACCGATCCGCATAATGTCGGCGCCATCCTTCGCTCGGCGGCAGCATTCGGCGCGGTCGGGATCGTCACGCAGGACCGTCACTCGCCGCCGGAAAGCGGCGTCGTCGCCAAGGCGGCATCTGGAGCGCTCGAGCGGGTGCCCTGGGTGCGCGTCGTCAATCTCGCCCGCGCGCTGGAGGAGATCGGCGAAGCGGGTTTCTGGCGGATCGGCCTGGCGGGCGACGCCAGCACCGATCTAAAGGACGCATTGGGGCCGCCCCGCGTCGCGCTCGTACTGGGCGCCGAGGGCGCTGGCCTGAGGCAAAACACGCGCGAGCACTGCGATGCTCTGGCCCGCCTGCCGATCACCAACGCCATCGAAAGCCTCAATGTTTCGAACGCTGCGGCTATCGCGCTCTACGCCGCAAGCGTGTCCTGA
- a CDS encoding DNA-3-methyladenine glycosylase 2 family protein, producing the protein MVRTAGSIREHVEALAKREPAFAGVIAKHGVPEPRTSDRGAQTLLRTIVGQQVSVAAARSMWAKLEAAFGSPPDLERLLAATDEELRAAGMSRQKSGYIRSLAGLVLSGELDLENLPQDDEEAIALLTKIKGIGRWSAEIYLLFAEGRADVFPAGDLAVLIELGRLMGLPEKPSEKQLREMAEQWRPYRGAAAVLAWHSYNSDVL; encoded by the coding sequence ATGGTTCGCACTGCCGGCAGCATCCGTGAACATGTCGAGGCGCTGGCGAAGCGCGAACCGGCTTTTGCTGGCGTGATTGCGAAGCATGGCGTTCCCGAACCTCGGACAAGCGACCGCGGCGCACAGACCTTGCTCCGCACTATCGTCGGCCAGCAAGTCAGTGTCGCCGCGGCCCGCTCAATGTGGGCTAAACTGGAAGCGGCGTTCGGATCGCCGCCGGATCTTGAGCGGCTGCTCGCAGCGACCGACGAGGAACTCCGCGCCGCCGGCATGTCGCGCCAGAAGTCGGGCTATATCCGCAGCCTCGCGGGGCTGGTGCTTTCCGGGGAACTTGATCTCGAGAACCTGCCGCAGGACGACGAGGAGGCGATCGCGCTGCTGACCAAGATCAAAGGCATCGGCCGCTGGTCGGCGGAAATCTACCTGCTCTTCGCCGAGGGCCGGGCGGACGTCTTTCCCGCTGGCGACCTCGCCGTGCTGATCGAGCTAGGCCGGTTGATGGGCCTGCCCGAGAAGCCGAGCGAGAAGCAGCTGCGCGAGATGGCGGAGCAATGGCGCCCCTATCGCGGGGCCGCCGCGGTGCTCGCCTGGCACAGCTACAATAGCGACGTGCTCTAG
- a CDS encoding pirin family protein, whose translation MIDIRKFDSLGHADHGWLNARHHFSFASYHDPRRMGWGKIRVWNDDQIAAKSGFPPHPHRDMEIVTYVRTGAITHQDSMGNKGRTGAGDVQVMSAGTGVTHAEYNLEDEETTLFQIWIETDKPSAQPGWGAMPFPKDSREGAFQLLASGRPDDGVLTINADARILGATVKAGNSIAIDAQPDRHLYLVPSGRVRVNGVEAGPRDGVAITGESNLAIEALEDAELVLVDAR comes from the coding sequence ATGATCGACATCCGAAAATTCGATAGCCTCGGCCACGCCGACCACGGGTGGCTGAACGCCCGCCACCATTTCTCGTTCGCGAGCTATCATGACCCGCGCCGCATGGGCTGGGGCAAGATCCGCGTGTGGAATGACGACCAGATCGCGGCGAAGAGTGGCTTTCCGCCGCATCCCCATCGTGACATGGAAATCGTTACCTACGTCCGCACCGGCGCGATCACGCATCAGGATTCGATGGGCAACAAGGGCCGCACCGGCGCCGGCGACGTTCAGGTGATGAGCGCGGGCACGGGCGTCACCCACGCCGAATATAATCTCGAGGATGAAGAGACGACGCTTTTCCAGATCTGGATCGAAACCGACAAGCCGTCGGCGCAGCCGGGCTGGGGTGCGATGCCCTTTCCGAAAGACTCTCGCGAAGGCGCGTTCCAGCTGCTGGCGAGCGGCCGTCCGGACGACGGCGTGCTCACCATCAACGCCGACGCGCGGATCCTCGGCGCGACGGTCAAAGCCGGCAATTCGATTGCAATCGACGCCCAGCCGGACCGGCACCTCTATCTGGTTCCGAGCGGCCGCGTTCGCGTCAACGGGGTCGAGGCGGGTCCGCGCGACGGAGTCGCGATCACCGGCGAGAGCAACCTCGCGATCGAGGCGCTGGAAGATGCCGAATTGGTGCTGGTCGACGCCCGGTAA
- a CDS encoding alkaline phosphatase family protein produces the protein MIGLDAVSLPFILDNIGKLPTLASLLERGELRKLETPARFLSASVWPTFSSGTPPGRHGQYFPFQWSSANTCYRRVSDPRWSMQFDCQPFWHRVAEAGIPTIAFDIAHALHDERAPCLQITNWSYQSSGEAKSSDPQVLKDLRRRFGRRPIGPEVPVAKTAAQCAAIRDQLIAAVRAKADATLHLMQRPWGLFVTGWYEAHRAGHNLWPVEGDFASAASPDAILAVYEETDRQLGRVLAALDDAGSETSLIVFALHGMEPNRAQDHFLTEILSRLNKLYLGKPFAEDSKAAALNVMAFLRNALPPTLQYRAASMLGERVQDVVVNRALTARRRWDSTPSFPILSGGEGLIRLNVIGREAMGFFQPGSPELVSYVEWLKDRLLELKLPATGERLIEKIIDVDEALPGSRRDFLPDLILQWAPDAPGDRVWSPDIGEIEVTLATGRGGNHNDDAFMVVRGHDAFIESVAPVIDIADLGRAAEQYLLHASSAPSQVDASSSATQPCGQLHR, from the coding sequence ATGATCGGCCTCGACGCCGTGAGCTTGCCGTTCATACTGGACAATATCGGTAAGCTGCCCACCCTCGCCTCGCTGCTGGAACGTGGCGAGCTGCGCAAACTTGAGACGCCGGCCCGCTTTCTTTCGGCGAGCGTGTGGCCGACTTTCTCCAGTGGCACGCCTCCCGGGCGCCACGGCCAGTATTTCCCCTTTCAATGGTCGTCAGCCAACACCTGCTATCGCCGGGTAAGCGATCCGCGCTGGTCGATGCAATTTGATTGCCAGCCCTTTTGGCACCGGGTGGCCGAGGCTGGGATCCCGACGATTGCTTTCGATATAGCCCACGCGCTTCACGACGAGCGCGCGCCCTGTCTGCAAATCACCAATTGGTCCTATCAAAGTTCTGGCGAGGCCAAATCGTCGGACCCGCAGGTACTCAAGGATTTGCGGCGGCGGTTCGGCCGTCGACCGATCGGGCCCGAGGTCCCTGTCGCCAAGACGGCGGCGCAGTGCGCAGCAATTCGCGATCAACTGATCGCCGCCGTCCGTGCGAAAGCTGACGCGACGTTACACTTGATGCAAAGGCCGTGGGGTCTGTTCGTCACCGGTTGGTATGAAGCTCATCGCGCGGGGCACAACCTGTGGCCGGTCGAAGGCGATTTCGCCTCCGCTGCATCACCCGACGCCATACTCGCCGTTTACGAGGAAACCGACCGCCAGTTGGGTCGGGTGCTCGCGGCTTTGGACGACGCGGGCAGTGAGACGTCGCTGATCGTCTTCGCGCTTCACGGCATGGAGCCCAATCGCGCGCAGGATCATTTTCTGACCGAAATCCTGTCCCGGCTGAACAAGCTCTATCTTGGAAAGCCGTTCGCAGAGGACAGCAAGGCTGCCGCTTTGAATGTCATGGCATTCCTGCGCAACGCGCTTCCGCCGACGCTGCAATATCGCGCCGCGAGCATGTTGGGGGAACGCGTTCAGGACGTGGTGGTGAATCGGGCTTTGACCGCAAGGCGAAGGTGGGATTCGACGCCATCTTTTCCAATTCTTAGCGGCGGCGAAGGCCTGATCCGCTTGAACGTCATCGGTCGGGAAGCAATGGGTTTCTTCCAACCCGGCAGCCCGGAACTGGTGAGTTACGTCGAATGGTTGAAGGACCGCTTGCTGGAACTGAAGCTGCCCGCGACAGGCGAACGCCTCATCGAGAAGATCATCGATGTCGATGAGGCATTGCCGGGCTCACGACGGGATTTCCTACCCGACCTCATTCTACAATGGGCACCCGATGCACCTGGCGATCGAGTTTGGTCGCCTGACATCGGCGAAATCGAAGTGACCCTCGCTACCGGCCGGGGAGGCAATCACAACGATGACGCGTTCATGGTGGTTAGAGGGCACGATGCCTTTATCGAAAGCGTTGCTCCCGTTATCGACATTGCCGACCTCGGGCGGGCCGCTGAGCAATATTTGCTCCACGCTTCCTCGGCTCCCTCGCAAGTCGATGCATCATCGAGTGCAACTCAGCCTTGCGGACAGTTACATCGCTGA
- a CDS encoding lysylphosphatidylglycerol synthase transmembrane domain-containing protein, whose protein sequence is MRKWDTRGLLKLAIKCVVTAGLLWAAFRSVDVGAVSKLLSGLDPVAAASALALTALIVVSDAMLLEGILRNFERRIPFGTALIYSLVGWFFSNVAPSTVGGDIFRAVQLSRAGTTIATAVRVIVSMRLLSFTSLVAVMLIGFPIAIGRLENHRDVVLLATVLAAALGAVLALACFRPRQWPERWSLVRKFRTLSDDFQRLLAPSLRSGILWLAALAQHGLRVGILACLAAGLGLHIPLATLFALVPAALLIAMVPISFGGWGVREVTFVYLLGAAGNDAESALSLSIAFGVLRLVVGLAGGVTWTLVSTHHYRVDTPT, encoded by the coding sequence GTGCGTAAGTGGGACACCCGCGGCCTGCTGAAGCTCGCGATCAAGTGCGTCGTGACGGCTGGATTGCTATGGGCTGCGTTCCGCAGCGTTGACGTCGGCGCCGTCTCGAAGCTGCTCTCGGGACTGGACCCTGTCGCGGCAGCTTCGGCACTCGCCCTCACCGCACTGATCGTTGTCTCCGACGCAATGCTTCTTGAAGGTATCCTGCGAAATTTCGAGCGCCGGATCCCGTTCGGGACGGCGCTTATCTACAGCCTCGTCGGCTGGTTCTTCAGCAATGTCGCGCCTTCGACGGTCGGGGGAGACATATTCCGCGCGGTGCAATTATCGCGGGCGGGCACAACCATCGCGACCGCCGTCCGCGTCATCGTCTCGATGAGGCTGCTTTCATTCACGAGCCTCGTTGCAGTCATGCTTATAGGCTTTCCAATCGCGATTGGCCGACTTGAGAACCATCGTGACGTCGTGCTCCTCGCAACGGTGTTAGCGGCGGCGTTGGGAGCTGTGCTTGCCTTGGCCTGCTTTCGGCCGAGGCAATGGCCCGAACGATGGTCGCTCGTGCGCAAGTTTCGCACGCTCTCAGACGATTTCCAGAGGCTGCTCGCCCCGAGCTTGCGCAGCGGCATATTGTGGTTGGCTGCGCTCGCTCAGCATGGGTTGCGAGTTGGCATTTTGGCCTGCCTCGCCGCAGGCCTGGGCCTGCACATCCCGCTGGCGACTCTGTTCGCGCTGGTCCCTGCAGCACTGCTCATCGCAATGGTGCCAATCTCCTTTGGGGGATGGGGCGTTCGCGAAGTCACATTCGTTTATCTGCTAGGGGCAGCGGGCAACGACGCAGAATCCGCACTTTCGCTGTCGATTGCGTTCGGCGTCTTGCGCTTGGTGGTGGGCCTGGCTGGCGGAGTGACCTGGACGCTGGTCAGCACCCATCATTATCGCGTCGATACGCCCACCTGA
- a CDS encoding aldo/keto reductase: MDYARLGGSELVSSVIGLGGGSSSRFGLVKGATKSDAVTLIRTAVDEGITFFDGAGICGGVDELLAEALADCRDRVLISTKVHIGPAVFPFARMRRANQVSSWIARRSGWSCSAGVLRKRVEQSLRTLRTDRIDILHLHAVSPQQYSSAVARVVPELLRMKDEGKLRMVGITEGFLNDPGHSMLSAALDDSWADAMMVGFSLQNSSAARVLIPRAKDKGVSVIGMFALRGLSKTQDGEEGIALAELLEEAGAADLSELAYRYCRHQDGIDVVLTGTGNAAHLRQNIAAALAPPLPDSVLERLDQLWRDQVGVSTR, encoded by the coding sequence ATGGATTATGCGCGGCTCGGCGGATCGGAACTGGTCTCCAGCGTCATTGGACTTGGCGGAGGAAGCAGCAGTCGCTTCGGCCTGGTGAAAGGCGCGACGAAGTCCGACGCGGTGACCCTTATTCGTACGGCTGTGGACGAGGGAATTACCTTCTTCGACGGTGCAGGCATCTGCGGCGGCGTTGATGAATTGCTTGCCGAGGCTCTCGCCGATTGCCGCGATCGCGTCCTTATTTCAACGAAAGTGCATATCGGCCCGGCCGTGTTTCCGTTTGCCCGGATGAGGCGGGCAAATCAGGTATCATCCTGGATTGCCCGGCGGAGCGGGTGGAGCTGTTCAGCGGGCGTATTGCGGAAGCGCGTGGAACAATCGCTCAGGACATTGCGCACGGACCGGATCGACATCCTCCATCTGCATGCCGTTTCGCCACAGCAGTATTCCTCGGCGGTTGCGCGCGTTGTTCCCGAGCTGCTCAGGATGAAGGATGAGGGAAAACTCCGGATGGTCGGCATCACAGAGGGTTTTCTTAACGACCCAGGTCACTCCATGCTGAGCGCCGCCCTCGATGACTCATGGGCCGACGCCATGATGGTCGGGTTCAGCTTGCAGAACTCGAGCGCGGCCCGCGTCCTCATTCCGCGGGCCAAAGACAAAGGCGTGAGCGTCATTGGAATGTTCGCGCTGCGCGGTCTTTCAAAGACGCAGGACGGCGAGGAAGGAATTGCGCTCGCAGAGCTGCTGGAGGAAGCGGGCGCGGCTGATTTGTCTGAGCTCGCGTACCGCTATTGCCGCCATCAAGATGGGATCGATGTCGTCCTGACAGGGACCGGTAACGCGGCTCATCTCCGGCAGAACATTGCCGCTGCGTTGGCGCCCCCGCTTCCCGACTCAGTGCTGGAACGGTTGGACCAGCTGTGGCGAGATCAGGTGGGCGTATCGACGCGATAA
- a CDS encoding NAD(P)/FAD-dependent oxidoreductase produces MADRDYRTFGRSEPHPGDSRATAAGESVVIIGAGPAGLTASYELGKLSQSHSAIVLEESGHVGGIARTETYKGFRFDIGGHRFFTKVKEVEELWHTVCQDDFLLRPRLSRIFYRGKFYDYPLRALNALRNVGVYETVRIILSYLKWQVRPHRVEENFEQWVMNRFGGRLFQHFFRSYTEKVWGIPCAEIRADWAEQRIKSLSLKEAALSTLTGKSNSTSLIEEFHYPRLGPGMMWEKFRDRVRAFGHEVRMNNRVVRIVHGDAKVEAVEVLHETEAGFSTYMLEADHFISSMPISDLVRAMDPPPPLAVRKAAKHLKYRDFLIVVLILDHPDPFADNWIYVHSPEQRVGRIQNFRAWSPDLVPDPAKASIGMEYFCNAGSELWDMADADLIALAGQELAQLGLAREGSVVDGTVIRQPRAYPVYDRDYSQALATIRDWIGGFENLQVIGRNGMHRYNNQDHSMLTAMLAVRNIMGEQHDLWEVNVERSYHEEFEVSHKHPKAALAAE; encoded by the coding sequence TTGGCTGATCGCGACTACCGAACGTTCGGCCGGAGCGAGCCGCATCCAGGCGACAGCCGCGCCACCGCGGCGGGCGAGTCCGTGGTCATCATCGGCGCCGGGCCGGCCGGACTCACCGCATCGTACGAACTTGGCAAGCTAAGCCAATCGCACAGCGCGATAGTGCTTGAAGAAAGCGGCCATGTCGGCGGCATTGCCCGAACCGAGACGTACAAGGGTTTTCGGTTCGACATCGGCGGCCATCGCTTCTTCACGAAAGTGAAGGAGGTCGAAGAACTCTGGCACACCGTCTGCCAGGACGATTTTCTCCTTCGTCCGCGGCTCAGCCGTATTTTCTACCGGGGGAAGTTTTACGACTACCCGCTGCGAGCCTTGAACGCCCTTCGCAACGTCGGTGTGTACGAAACGGTGCGGATCATTCTCAGCTATCTGAAATGGCAAGTGCGCCCTCATCGGGTCGAGGAGAATTTCGAGCAGTGGGTAATGAATCGGTTCGGCGGACGGCTCTTCCAGCACTTCTTTCGCAGCTACACCGAAAAGGTCTGGGGCATTCCGTGCGCCGAAATTCGAGCGGATTGGGCGGAGCAACGCATCAAGAGCTTGTCGCTAAAGGAGGCGGCGCTCAGCACGCTCACGGGCAAGAGCAATAGCACCAGCCTGATCGAAGAGTTTCATTATCCGAGGCTGGGCCCGGGCATGATGTGGGAGAAGTTCCGCGACCGCGTGCGGGCTTTTGGCCACGAAGTCCGGATGAACAATCGGGTGGTTCGCATCGTGCACGGCGACGCCAAGGTTGAGGCTGTCGAGGTGCTCCATGAAACGGAAGCCGGCTTCTCGACCTACATGCTCGAAGCTGATCATTTCATCTCCTCGATGCCCATTAGCGACTTGGTGCGCGCGATGGACCCGCCGCCGCCCCTCGCGGTCCGGAAAGCAGCGAAACACCTGAAGTATCGCGACTTCCTGATCGTTGTGCTGATCCTCGACCATCCCGATCCGTTCGCTGACAACTGGATCTATGTTCACAGCCCCGAGCAGCGGGTCGGCCGCATTCAGAACTTCAGGGCATGGTCACCGGATCTCGTTCCGGATCCGGCCAAGGCGAGCATCGGCATGGAATATTTTTGCAACGCCGGCAGCGAGCTATGGGACATGGCGGATGCCGACCTGATCGCGCTCGCCGGGCAAGAGTTGGCGCAACTCGGACTAGCGCGCGAAGGCTCGGTGGTCGATGGAACGGTGATCCGTCAGCCCAGAGCTTATCCCGTCTATGATCGCGATTATTCGCAGGCTCTGGCGACTATTCGCGACTGGATCGGCGGTTTCGAGAATCTGCAGGTGATCGGCCGCAACGGCATGCATCGCTACAACAACCAGGATCATTCCATGCTGACTGCGATGTTGGCGGTGCGCAACATCATGGGAGAGCAGCATGATCTGTGGGAGGTGAATGTCGAGCGTTCGTATCACGAGGAGTTCGAGGTCAGTCACAAGCATCCGAAAGCGGCGCTGGCTGCGGAGTGA
- a CDS encoding glycosyltransferase family 2 protein has protein sequence MTTSADIPHSKLAVVIPAYNAGATLPACLAALTQSRRRSDEIILFDDGSGDDTAEIARFYGAKVISGERPAKGPAAGRNLGAAAAAGSIIVFVDADVEVGPEALGKLEAPIAAGRAVATFGSYDDSPKSRRIAALYANLRHHWVHQHGRTEAFTFWSGLGAIRADVFRAHGGFDTAFAKPSIEDIDLGIRIIESGGRIMLVKDALGAHHKDWGVLQLWTTDIFQRAIPWARLIKDKRGRADDLNISRRERASAVAAQLVVPALAAAAWNWNWWPAPAIAIGGYLALNANFLAFLYKHGGARLAVAGSFLHWCYHIYASATFLLVATGLLSQSARSKMIIASTGRTQATRP, from the coding sequence GTGACCACTTCCGCCGACATCCCTCACAGCAAACTCGCGGTCGTCATCCCCGCTTATAATGCGGGTGCTACCCTGCCCGCATGCCTCGCCGCACTGACGCAGTCGCGACGCCGATCAGACGAAATCATCCTGTTCGACGATGGTTCGGGGGATGACACCGCGGAGATCGCGCGCTTCTACGGCGCCAAGGTCATCAGCGGCGAAAGGCCCGCGAAGGGCCCCGCGGCTGGCCGCAACCTCGGCGCAGCCGCTGCCGCAGGCTCGATCATCGTGTTCGTCGATGCGGACGTAGAGGTCGGGCCAGAAGCGCTCGGCAAGCTCGAAGCACCGATCGCGGCCGGCCGGGCAGTCGCCACTTTCGGTTCCTATGACGACAGCCCGAAGTCGCGCCGGATCGCGGCCCTGTACGCCAATCTGCGCCATCATTGGGTGCACCAGCATGGCCGCACCGAGGCATTCACATTCTGGAGCGGCTTGGGCGCAATCAGAGCAGACGTTTTTCGTGCGCACGGGGGTTTCGATACGGCGTTCGCCAAGCCAAGCATCGAGGATATCGATCTCGGTATCCGCATCATCGAAAGCGGCGGCCGCATCATGCTCGTGAAGGACGCACTTGGCGCTCACCACAAGGATTGGGGTGTCCTCCAATTGTGGACCACGGACATCTTCCAGCGAGCGATCCCTTGGGCGCGGCTTATCAAGGACAAGCGCGGACGCGCTGACGATCTGAATATTTCGCGGCGGGAGCGGGCCTCGGCCGTCGCAGCGCAGCTGGTCGTGCCCGCACTTGCTGCGGCGGCATGGAATTGGAATTGGTGGCCCGCGCCCGCCATAGCGATCGGCGGCTACTTGGCTCTCAACGCCAACTTTCTCGCCTTTCTGTACAAGCACGGCGGCGCACGACTGGCAGTCGCAGGAAGTTTCCTGCACTGGTGTTATCACATCTATGCGAGCGCCACTTTCCTGCTGGTGGCAACCGGCCTTCTCTCGCAAAGCGCCCGCAGCAAGATGATCATCGCCAGCACGGGCAGAACCCAGGCCACGCGCCCCTGA
- a CDS encoding sensor histidine kinase gives MQELIDDLPEQIAILDDGFNILAVNRAWRDVVTRHGYVNALPGYNYHTVCAQHAAAGYEPAAEAVAALDGLRSGKHSFWQLNYNGRERWDGRDFQICFHRIVRGDNNFTLVTRFDLTEINELRRLKSEFNRALEQGQASERLRLGRELHDGTSQVLTAIGLLICRLKREPLSAQTSALVEELQELLGEAHQEIRSISYLAHPPALDKLGLANAMKLLAEGFARRTGLEASFEILGEYDPVSATAKAAIYRLAQEALSNVHRHAHANRIRVQIFCRASATHFVIADDGVGIKPEALAGGCSGVGLASMRSRMAEIGARLTVRNLQPGTAIVASLPKGL, from the coding sequence ATGCAGGAGTTGATCGACGATTTGCCGGAGCAAATCGCGATCCTCGATGACGGGTTCAACATCCTGGCGGTGAACCGCGCCTGGAGGGACGTCGTAACGCGGCATGGTTACGTCAACGCCTTGCCTGGCTACAACTATCACACGGTTTGTGCCCAGCATGCCGCAGCGGGCTATGAGCCCGCTGCTGAAGCGGTTGCAGCTCTTGATGGCCTACGTTCAGGCAAGCACAGCTTCTGGCAACTGAACTACAATGGTCGAGAGCGCTGGGACGGGCGCGATTTCCAGATCTGCTTCCATCGCATCGTTCGAGGTGACAACAACTTTACATTGGTCACGCGCTTCGACCTGACCGAAATCAACGAACTTCGCCGGCTAAAGTCCGAATTCAATCGGGCGCTGGAACAAGGCCAGGCCAGTGAGCGGCTAAGATTAGGACGAGAACTGCATGACGGCACCTCGCAAGTTCTCACCGCGATCGGCCTGCTAATCTGTCGCCTGAAAAGAGAGCCACTCAGCGCGCAAACGTCCGCTCTCGTCGAAGAACTGCAGGAGCTTCTGGGTGAGGCCCATCAGGAAATCCGCTCGATCTCCTACCTCGCTCACCCCCCCGCGCTCGACAAGCTGGGCCTGGCAAATGCCATGAAGCTCCTGGCTGAGGGATTTGCTCGCCGCACCGGCCTCGAAGCCTCGTTCGAGATCCTGGGTGAATATGATCCCGTTTCAGCGACAGCCAAAGCCGCGATCTACCGACTCGCTCAGGAAGCTCTCTCGAATGTCCATCGTCACGCGCATGCAAATCGGATCCGAGTTCAGATCTTTTGCCGCGCTTCCGCGACTCATTTCGTCATTGCGGACGACGGCGTCGGAATAAAGCCGGAAGCGCTTGCTGGGGGTTGCAGCGGCGTTGGCCTGGCAAGCATGCGTTCGCGCATGGCCGAGATCGGCGCTCGACTAACCGTTCGCAACTTGCAGCCTGGAACTGCAATCGTCGCAAGCTTGCCGAAGGGGTTGTGA
- a CDS encoding GAF domain-containing protein, which yields MALAVALQASLRIRERRIPLELANGDALESVLTRDLLAVEAISDGDPITSILLLDADGRRLWHGAGPRLPRSYCDAIDGGEIGPCAGSCGTAAYLGRPIYVSDIATDPLWADYRDLALPHGLLSCWSTPIRDEQGTILGTFAIYHRTIGNPSADEVEAIAMITNHVAHAILRSRTAETHEQRASRQNRDRPFLKLVRDDNGLDACVGSVNLLLRAAKLHSLADQVENCAAKSESKSEAEALRKIARRCRKLISAIRTQVAT from the coding sequence ATGGCTCTTGCCGTGGCGCTGCAGGCTTCACTTCGCATTCGCGAGCGTCGGATTCCGCTCGAACTCGCGAACGGAGATGCCCTCGAAAGCGTGCTCACGAGAGACCTGCTCGCCGTGGAGGCCATTTCAGACGGCGATCCGATTACGTCAATCCTGTTGCTCGACGCAGACGGAAGACGGCTGTGGCACGGGGCAGGGCCTCGCCTGCCCCGATCCTATTGCGATGCAATCGATGGGGGCGAGATTGGGCCATGCGCGGGCTCTTGTGGCACCGCCGCATATCTCGGCCGGCCCATCTACGTGAGCGACATCGCAACCGATCCGCTCTGGGCCGACTATCGTGATCTCGCGCTGCCGCACGGGCTGTTGTCGTGTTGGTCGACTCCCATCCGGGACGAGCAGGGCACGATCCTGGGCACATTCGCGATCTATCATCGAACGATCGGCAATCCGTCGGCCGATGAAGTCGAAGCGATCGCCATGATCACGAACCATGTCGCTCATGCCATCTTGCGCTCTCGAACTGCGGAGACACATGAGCAACGCGCGTCACGCCAAAACCGTGATCGCCCATTCCTGAAGCTCGTCCGCGATGACAATGGGCTCGATGCATGCGTGGGGTCCGTCAATCTGCTCCTGCGCGCAGCAAAGCTCCATTCGCTCGCTGACCAAGTTGAAAACTGCGCAGCCAAGTCAGAATCCAAATCTGAAGCAGAAGCTCTGAGAAAAATCGCGCGCAGGTGCCGAAAGCTGATTAGCGCCATTCGAACGCAAGTCGCGACGTAG